From a single Micromonospora carbonacea genomic region:
- a CDS encoding helix-turn-helix domain-containing protein, protein MATARADVSSARFLAPLTHETANAGQVQWRLDLAADRLRTTDQPVESIAAAVGYHSAPAFSRAFTRSHGAPPGRYRTMHRPSRARG, encoded by the coding sequence CTGGCCACGGCGCGCGCAGACGTTTCGAGTGCCCGCTTCCTTGCGCCACTCACGCACGAAACGGCCAACGCAGGACAGGTCCAATGGCGGCTGGACCTCGCCGCCGACCGCCTGAGGACCACCGACCAACCCGTCGAGTCCATCGCGGCGGCCGTCGGTTACCACTCCGCGCCGGCGTTCAGCCGCGCCTTCACCCGCTCCCACGGTGCCCCGCCCGGCCGTTACCGGACGATGCACCGCCCGAGCCGGGCACGAGGCTGA
- a CDS encoding relaxase domain-containing protein, producing the protein MSEDQSDAAAIITELLDPGLSPQAFRADQTTPVQATAWLGGSDALQQLGLRPGAPVHAPDLTHVLLGRHARSGVRVLPDPALYNLVYLAPRSLSMAWTQLDAAAQIAIEEAARTGIHRMLEHLMRCVPLIDGVRPARSFVAALVSHAVGTRSAAAGPIPPMLHVHCCLFAVQDEDGALTQPDEPALADDDVQRECDALVETHLANRLVALGYRVRNTAGAVTGHSFELDGVPQSLLDNEDFWRNTGCATAGG; encoded by the coding sequence ATGTCTGAAGACCAGTCCGACGCAGCCGCGATCATCACCGAACTACTCGACCCGGGCCTCTCCCCGCAGGCCTTCCGGGCGGACCAGACGACACCCGTCCAGGCAACGGCCTGGCTCGGCGGCAGCGACGCACTGCAACAGCTCGGCCTGCGCCCGGGAGCACCGGTTCACGCACCCGACCTGACGCACGTCCTGCTTGGGCGACACGCCCGTAGCGGCGTACGGGTGCTGCCCGACCCGGCCCTGTACAACCTGGTCTACCTGGCCCCCCGCTCCCTGTCGATGGCGTGGACGCAGCTCGACGCTGCGGCGCAGATCGCCATCGAGGAGGCGGCACGCACCGGTATCCACCGCATGCTGGAGCACCTGATGCGCTGCGTCCCGCTGATCGACGGGGTCCGCCCGGCGCGGTCGTTCGTCGCCGCGTTGGTGTCTCACGCGGTCGGCACCCGTTCCGCCGCGGCAGGACCCATCCCGCCGATGCTGCACGTCCACTGCTGCCTGTTCGCTGTCCAGGACGAGGATGGGGCACTGACCCAGCCCGACGAGCCGGCGCTGGCCGACGACGACGTCCAGCGCGAGTGTGACGCCCTCGTCGAGACTCACCTGGCGAACCGTCTCGTCGCGCTCGGCTACCGGGTCAGGAACACCGCCGGGGCGGTCACGGGTCACTCCTTCGAACTCGACGGAGTGCCCCAGTCCCTGCTCGACAACGAGGACTTCTGGCGCAACACGGGATGTGCGACCGCCGGCGGATGA
- a CDS encoding CHAT domain-containing protein yields the protein MTGQAPVSCYQYLDRVRESVRRAAEEQLRLTAMAPRPQVHLFVEGLRQPYVGCVEARAFASGTDAATAIGALGFAAAALPASHLLVVWEQVDLMAALGEPLVGGSSLVVLEATAGDHSLAWYPLPAVVGAGIGSPMRRQAARARHRAPLPAPIDTLLATWRSIHPPDFATTMATFADHGYAFTAATSPPRVTHRPADALDIARSAVGEALATLAPESVDQACRAVRDALAVMPDHDPRRGLYLVDLSQLLQQRYEHGGDLADVTAAVRAARQAGRYPAGDTPARRLDALGTALRIWYEATGDRASLDESIAASAAAVDVLPDHDDNAATCLVNLATVRHVRFRATGDVDDLDQAISDGRRALGWLRPDDRRWAQAAMMLCNFLEARYALTGVLAVLDEAITFGRAAATAPQGVGWMLAAYHANLARTLDARYRRTGELQSLHEAIDAGRTAVAAVPPVHPEHARYQLVLSESLHALFDRTGNLVDLDAAFEASHEATAAVPADHPLRLNHVASLAVLQTQRSRFTTDTSELDDAVGLLREALSEAPSKHPQRPTAQAVLADALRLRAEQTGDTTALNEAVDLARLALDSLSPDHPRRSTMLSILAHALDARRTVNADERDFIEAIDVLRTAAAHRTAAVGPRLDAARAWGDIAVAAGRTDLAAQGLETAVRLLPLRAARGLHRTDAQYWLGRLAGLARDAAALAVAGGSPQRAVELLELGRTVLTSQALDGRTDLAELRAHDPALADRFDLLSARIESGGEHAAEDRRRWADELDAVVARIRRSPGLDRFLLPPVAADLTAGATAGPIVLVNVSPHRCDALLVTPDGIRALPLPDLTSDRLTEVVARFLPAVRDDIPSMFRTRQERGDTIITDTLAWLWDAVASPVLDALAPAPDDRLWWVPTGPLTLLPLHAAGRPHGPSVLDQCIPSYTPSIRALIHARAAGTSTEPGRTLVVGMPNTPNETDLPAALREAALVAEQAPQARTLIGPQAVSAAVIEAMENSTWAHFACHATTAANPSDSRLLLHDHVTEPLTATGISRLRLRSASLAYLSACDTAVTTTDLADEVIHIASAFHLAGYPRVIGTLWNVRDDAAASIAHDVYAALTAGRADPSRAARALRQAVARLRDEHPDRPSRWASHVHLGL from the coding sequence GTGACCGGCCAGGCACCGGTGAGCTGCTACCAGTATCTCGACCGGGTCCGGGAGAGCGTGCGGAGGGCCGCCGAGGAGCAGCTGCGGCTGACCGCGATGGCACCGCGGCCCCAGGTCCACCTGTTCGTCGAGGGTCTGCGGCAGCCCTACGTCGGCTGTGTCGAGGCGCGGGCCTTCGCCAGCGGCACGGACGCGGCGACGGCGATCGGCGCGTTGGGCTTCGCTGCGGCGGCGCTGCCCGCCAGTCACCTGCTGGTGGTGTGGGAGCAGGTTGATCTGATGGCCGCGTTGGGGGAACCGTTGGTGGGTGGCAGCTCCCTGGTCGTCCTGGAAGCCACGGCCGGCGACCACAGCCTGGCCTGGTATCCCCTCCCCGCAGTCGTCGGCGCCGGCATCGGGTCGCCGATGCGGCGGCAGGCGGCTCGGGCGCGGCATCGGGCCCCGCTGCCCGCGCCGATCGACACCCTGCTGGCCACCTGGCGGAGCATCCACCCGCCAGATTTCGCCACGACCATGGCGACGTTCGCCGACCACGGGTACGCGTTCACGGCGGCAACGTCGCCGCCGCGAGTGACCCACAGGCCGGCGGACGCTCTCGACATCGCCCGATCTGCCGTGGGTGAGGCGCTCGCCACGTTAGCGCCGGAATCGGTGGATCAGGCTTGTCGGGCGGTGCGCGACGCCCTGGCCGTGATGCCGGACCACGACCCCCGTCGGGGGCTCTACCTGGTCGACCTCAGCCAACTCCTGCAACAGCGCTACGAGCACGGTGGTGACCTCGCCGACGTGACCGCCGCCGTTCGCGCGGCACGGCAGGCCGGCAGGTACCCGGCCGGCGACACGCCGGCGCGACGGCTGGACGCGCTGGGGACCGCACTGCGCATCTGGTACGAGGCGACCGGTGACCGCGCAAGTCTCGACGAGTCGATCGCAGCGTCTGCGGCGGCGGTCGACGTGCTGCCCGACCACGACGACAATGCCGCGACGTGCCTGGTCAACCTCGCCACCGTCCGGCACGTTCGGTTCCGTGCCACCGGCGACGTCGACGACCTCGACCAGGCCATCTCAGACGGCCGTCGCGCCCTCGGGTGGTTGCGGCCCGACGACCGGCGCTGGGCACAGGCAGCGATGATGCTGTGCAACTTCCTGGAGGCCCGGTACGCGCTCACCGGCGTTCTCGCCGTCCTCGACGAGGCGATCACGTTCGGCCGGGCCGCCGCGACTGCCCCCCAAGGTGTCGGTTGGATGCTCGCCGCCTACCACGCGAACCTCGCCCGGACGCTGGACGCCCGGTACCGGCGCACCGGCGAACTCCAGTCGCTGCACGAGGCCATCGACGCGGGACGCACGGCAGTGGCGGCGGTTCCGCCTGTTCATCCCGAACACGCGCGTTACCAGCTGGTGTTGTCGGAGTCGCTACACGCGCTGTTCGACCGTACCGGGAACCTGGTGGACCTCGACGCCGCCTTCGAGGCCTCGCACGAGGCCACGGCGGCGGTGCCGGCCGACCATCCGCTCCGACTCAACCACGTGGCGAGCCTTGCCGTGCTCCAGACGCAGCGCAGTCGCTTCACCACTGACACATCCGAACTGGACGACGCAGTCGGACTGCTGCGTGAGGCCCTGTCCGAGGCCCCGTCCAAGCATCCGCAGCGGCCAACGGCCCAAGCGGTGCTCGCCGACGCGCTACGGCTACGCGCCGAGCAGACCGGTGACACGACGGCCCTCAACGAGGCCGTCGACCTGGCCCGTCTGGCCCTGGACTCCCTGTCCCCCGACCACCCCCGCCGCAGCACGATGCTGAGCATCCTCGCGCACGCCCTCGACGCCCGGCGCACCGTCAACGCCGACGAGAGGGACTTCATCGAGGCGATCGACGTGCTGCGGACGGCGGCGGCGCACCGGACGGCGGCAGTGGGCCCACGACTCGATGCCGCCCGAGCGTGGGGCGACATCGCGGTCGCCGCCGGCCGGACCGACCTGGCCGCGCAGGGCCTGGAGACCGCAGTCAGGCTGCTGCCGCTGCGCGCCGCGCGGGGCCTGCACCGTACCGACGCACAGTACTGGCTCGGTCGCCTTGCCGGCCTGGCTCGGGACGCGGCTGCGCTCGCGGTGGCCGGCGGGTCCCCGCAGCGCGCGGTCGAGTTGCTCGAACTGGGCCGTACCGTGCTGACCTCACAGGCGTTGGACGGCCGAACCGACCTGGCCGAACTACGTGCGCACGACCCGGCGCTTGCCGACCGTTTCGACCTGCTCAGCGCGAGGATTGAGAGTGGGGGCGAGCATGCGGCCGAGGACCGTCGGAGGTGGGCCGACGAACTCGACGCGGTGGTGGCCCGGATCCGTAGGTCGCCCGGACTGGATCGCTTCCTCCTGCCGCCGGTGGCCGCCGACCTCACCGCCGGGGCTACCGCAGGGCCGATCGTGCTCGTCAACGTCAGCCCGCACCGCTGCGACGCTCTCCTCGTCACCCCGGACGGGATCCGGGCGTTGCCGCTGCCCGACCTCACCTCGGACCGGCTCACCGAGGTGGTGGCGCGGTTCCTCCCAGCGGTCCGTGACGATATCCCCTCGATGTTCCGCACCCGGCAGGAACGCGGCGACACGATCATCACCGACACCCTGGCGTGGCTGTGGGATGCCGTTGCCAGCCCCGTTCTCGATGCGCTCGCTCCGGCACCGGACGACCGGCTGTGGTGGGTGCCGACCGGTCCGCTCACCCTTCTGCCGCTGCACGCGGCAGGACGCCCGCACGGGCCGTCGGTGCTGGATCAGTGCATCCCGTCGTACACACCGTCGATCCGGGCGCTGATCCACGCCCGCGCCGCCGGCACGTCCACGGAACCGGGACGGACGCTGGTGGTCGGCATGCCCAACACCCCAAACGAGACGGACCTGCCCGCCGCACTGCGCGAGGCCGCCCTCGTCGCGGAGCAGGCACCCCAGGCCCGCACCCTGATCGGCCCGCAGGCGGTCTCCGCCGCGGTGATCGAGGCCATGGAGAACAGCACCTGGGCGCACTTCGCCTGCCATGCCACCACCGCAGCAAACCCCTCGGACAGTCGGCTGCTCCTGCACGACCACGTCACCGAGCCACTGACCGCTACGGGGATCTCCCGGCTGCGGCTGCGGTCGGCGTCACTGGCGTACCTGTCGGCCTGCGACACCGCCGTCACCACCACCGACCTCGCCGACGAGGTCATCCACATCGCGTCCGCGTTCCACCTGGCCGGCTATCCACGTGTCATCGGCACCCTGTGGAACGTCAGGGACGACGCGGCAGCGTCGATCGCCCACGACGTGTACGCCGCACTCACCGCCGGCCGGGCGGATCCGAGCCGCGCCGCCCGCGCCCTACGGCAGGCGGTTGCCCGACTACGCGACGAGCACCCGGACCGGCCATCCCGGTGGGCCAGCCACGTGCATCTCGGGCTGTAG
- a CDS encoding AAA family ATPase, whose translation MGTTPTLVVISGPSGAGKTTLAHLLARRIGCPAICRDEIKEGMVHAAGDFIAAPADELSLRTLPTFFKVLQLLLTAGVTTVAEAAFQDRLWCPGLQPLIGIADIRVVHCQVDAQTAFDRVQRRQDENATRRAHADAYLGDHQTHAVGHDGFQPIRLDVPAIEVDTSDGYRPGLDEIVAFANAGR comes from the coding sequence ATGGGAACAACGCCGACCCTTGTCGTCATCAGCGGACCGTCGGGGGCTGGCAAGACGACACTCGCCCACCTGCTCGCCCGGCGAATCGGTTGCCCGGCGATCTGCCGGGACGAGATCAAGGAGGGCATGGTCCACGCGGCCGGCGACTTCATCGCCGCACCGGCCGACGAGCTGTCCCTGAGGACCCTGCCCACGTTCTTCAAGGTGCTTCAACTGCTGTTGACCGCAGGCGTCACCACGGTCGCCGAGGCGGCCTTCCAAGACCGCCTGTGGTGCCCCGGCCTGCAGCCATTGATCGGGATCGCCGACATCCGGGTTGTGCATTGCCAGGTCGACGCGCAGACGGCCTTTGACCGTGTCCAGCGACGGCAGGACGAGAACGCGACTCGGCGTGCCCATGCCGACGCCTACCTCGGCGACCATCAAACCCATGCCGTCGGCCACGACGGCTTCCAGCCCATCCGGCTCGACGTGCCCGCGATCGAGGTGGACACCAGCGACGGCTATCGCCCTGGACTCGACGAGATCGTTGCCTTTGCGAACGCAGGGCGATGA
- a CDS encoding IS701 family transposase: MPARWVTADEAYGQDSKFRTRVEQHRIGYVLAVPRNQRIPTAVGNSRPDVLAAGAPVEAWKRRSCGDGAKGPRLYDWATATLPDTGTDGYRHWLLIRRSIANPDDRAYYLCFGPADTDDETLIRVAGTRWAIEECFQSAKTEVGLDHYQVRRYDAWYRHITLVLWAHAYLAVTTAHAKRGTQNLIMNSSCPSVSARSAVSWHT; encoded by the coding sequence CTGCCAGCCCGATGGGTCACCGCCGATGAGGCCTACGGCCAGGACTCGAAGTTCCGCACCCGTGTGGAGCAGCACAGGATCGGCTACGTCCTCGCTGTGCCTCGCAACCAGCGCATCCCCACGGCGGTAGGCAACTCCCGGCCCGACGTCCTCGCCGCCGGCGCTCCCGTTGAGGCGTGGAAGCGGCGCAGCTGCGGAGACGGAGCGAAGGGACCGCGGCTCTACGACTGGGCTACGGCCACCCTGCCCGACACCGGCACCGACGGCTACCGGCACTGGCTGCTCATCCGACGCAGCATCGCCAACCCCGACGACCGTGCCTACTACCTGTGCTTCGGCCCCGCCGACACCGACGACGAAACCCTGATCCGCGTCGCGGGAACCCGGTGGGCGATCGAGGAGTGCTTCCAGAGCGCGAAGACCGAAGTCGGCCTGGACCACTACCAGGTCCGCCGCTACGACGCCTGGTACCGCCACATAACGCTCGTTCTGTGGGCCCACGCCTACCTCGCCGTCACCACCGCCCACGCCAAAAGGGGGACCCAGAACCTGATCATGAACAGCTCGTGCCCCTCAGTCTCGGCGAGGTCCGCCGTCTCCTGGCACACCTGA
- a CDS encoding alpha/beta hydrolase, with the protein MFPVTQRYRGTRRNQTAMATFLLVHGAWHSGRSWDRIVPLLESAGHRVLAPSLTGYGDKAHLLGPEVGLSTHIDDIVGLIEGERLDDVVLVGHSYAGLVISGVANRAPQRIAHLVFLDAMVPEDSESAVDVLPVTKQLIDVAVDGWRVPPMPEQPPPIGLFGVTDPDDVAWLRSMLSDHPVRSLQEQVRLDNPAVRTIPRTHIHCVKGRPAGITLRPVPAGDRVRELPTGHDCMITMPVELARLLLEAV; encoded by the coding sequence ATGTTTCCGGTTACCCAACGGTACCGAGGCACGAGGAGGAACCAAACGGCCATGGCCACATTTCTACTGGTACACGGCGCCTGGCACAGCGGGCGGAGCTGGGACCGGATAGTCCCGCTCCTGGAGTCGGCTGGGCACCGGGTGCTCGCGCCGTCGCTGACCGGCTACGGCGACAAGGCACACCTGCTGGGCCCCGAGGTCGGGCTCAGCACCCACATCGACGACATCGTCGGCCTGATCGAAGGCGAACGACTCGACGACGTCGTGCTCGTCGGGCACAGCTACGCCGGGTTGGTCATATCGGGAGTTGCCAACCGGGCCCCGCAGCGGATCGCGCACCTGGTGTTCCTTGACGCGATGGTCCCCGAAGACAGCGAGAGCGCGGTCGACGTCCTTCCGGTCACCAAGCAGCTCATCGACGTCGCCGTGGACGGGTGGCGGGTTCCGCCGATGCCGGAGCAGCCGCCGCCGATCGGCTTGTTCGGGGTCACCGATCCCGACGACGTCGCCTGGTTGCGCTCGATGCTGTCGGACCACCCGGTGCGGTCCCTCCAAGAGCAGGTCCGGCTGGACAACCCGGCCGTGCGCACGATCCCACGCACACACATCCACTGCGTTAAGGGTCGGCCGGCGGGCATCACCCTACGTCCCGTCCCAGCAGGCGACCGGGTACGGGAGCTACCGACCGGCCACGACTGCATGATCACCATGCCTGTCGAGCTCGCCCGACTGCTGCTCGAGGCGGTCTAG
- a CDS encoding winged helix-turn-helix transcriptional regulator translates to MQDPCQAREVLGIVGDKWALLIVRMLKDGPQRFTELKRAIDGISQRMLTVTLRDLERDGILTRTVREVMPPHVSYELTTMGRTLREATAPLLEWSITHLPHIDAARAAYDNR, encoded by the coding sequence GTGCAGGACCCGTGTCAGGCCCGCGAAGTCCTCGGCATCGTCGGGGATAAGTGGGCGCTGCTGATCGTGCGCATGCTCAAGGACGGGCCGCAGCGCTTCACCGAGCTCAAACGGGCCATCGACGGCATCAGCCAGCGCATGCTTACCGTGACGCTGCGCGACCTCGAACGCGACGGGATCCTGACCCGCACGGTTCGCGAGGTAATGCCGCCCCACGTGAGCTACGAGCTGACCACGATGGGCCGGACCCTGCGCGAGGCCACCGCGCCGCTGCTCGAGTGGAGCATCACGCACCTTCCCCACATCGACGCCGCCCGTGCGGCATACGACAACCGGTAA
- a CDS encoding AraC family transcriptional regulator produces MPLLVETLGDSSRLRWSIDLMMEEFREARPGSDLMAQHLAHMMLVQALRLCLSIRSGDEIGWFAALADPQMSAALAAVHADPAHPWTVQELAALVGMSRTTFAERFRARAGETPIAYLTRWRMMLAGEKLRHSDDTIARIASSLGYVSEHAFNTAFKRVMGIPPRHYARSMARETIGEHQRGGLARLRSS; encoded by the coding sequence GTGCCACTGCTGGTCGAGACCCTCGGCGACAGCTCCCGGCTGCGCTGGTCCATCGACCTGATGATGGAGGAGTTCCGCGAGGCGCGGCCGGGCTCGGACCTGATGGCCCAGCACCTGGCCCACATGATGCTGGTCCAGGCTCTGCGCTTGTGCCTGTCCATCCGCTCCGGCGACGAGATCGGCTGGTTCGCCGCCCTCGCGGACCCGCAGATGAGCGCGGCCCTTGCCGCGGTGCACGCCGACCCTGCCCACCCGTGGACCGTGCAGGAGCTTGCCGCGCTCGTCGGCATGTCCCGCACCACCTTCGCCGAGCGCTTCCGCGCCCGCGCCGGCGAGACACCGATCGCCTACCTGACCCGTTGGCGCATGATGCTCGCCGGTGAGAAACTCCGGCACAGCGACGACACCATCGCCCGGATCGCGAGTTCTCTCGGCTACGTGTCCGAGCACGCCTTCAACACCGCCTTCAAGCGCGTCATGGGTATACCGCCCCGGCATTACGCCCGTTCCATGGCAAGGGAAACCATCGGCGAGCACCAGAGAGGCGGTTTGGCGCGGTTGCGGAGTTCATGA
- a CDS encoding WD40 repeat domain-containing protein — MPRPERPVDPGEGPVQRFALALRELRQSAGNPTYRALAKRAHYSATALAQAAAGDRLPTLAVAVAYARACDGDPEEWTAHWRSAVAELDAAAPPATGAPDQVGDRPPYLGLAAYGPDDADLFCGRDRLVADLTDRLARHRFVAVVGPSGSGKSSLLRAGLLPAWCANEDLRTVVITPGAHPVRELADNPVAPGADSLLIVDQFEEVFSLCADESERETFIRALLAVAGEVGGRTWVVIGLRADFYAHCARVPELVAALQDAQLLVGPMTPEELSVVVTEPAARAGLMVEKTLVATIIAEAASRPAVLPFVSHALWETWRRRRGAGLFLAGYEAAGGLDGALAQSADRVFGELDEEHRRAVRRILLRLTALGDGTEDTRRRVPRAELGDDAVTAHVLERLAAARLVTIGEETVEIAHEALIRGWPTLRDWLAADRESLRAHRRLTGAATDWATHGEDDAFLYWGSLLAGWADRDTESLNGTERDFLAASLARQNRDHARRRRRLRVTIGSLVTGLVTVSLLAVLAGVQTVTANAQRDLAVASSLAAQSRAVLTTQPDLANLLALAGLGHSVTAQTVASAQAALSAPMHVARPLIGHSGAVTAVGYSPDGGTVATGGDDGTVRLWTAGPTAALTQGSAVTAIAFTRDGRLLATGGVDGTVRLWDATTHQPLGTLTGRAAVNAVAFHPDGTAIATGHADGAVRLWDTRTSLSRPVPVGHDGPVNAVTFDRTGLILATGGDDNTARLWNTATGQTTILSGHTGEVFAVALSPDGTTLVTGSADGTARIWDATTHESRASLVGHTRVVRAVAFGADGRTVVTGSWDGTARIWDTTTHQPLATLTGHTDEVLAVGTSPDGTTVVTGSRDGTARTWDTRTSRSVATLGGHTGYVDAVAFSPDGRTVATGSRDGTVRLWDTARHGQLAVLDARAGFVFTVAFSPDGTTLATGHKDGRIRLWDTSTRHQKATLTGHTDGVASVAFSPDGQLLASASTDGTARLWDLATRRASAVLTGHTGWVDAVDFSPDGSTASTASTDGTVRLWDSDAGSTIVTLAPRTGHLNAVAFSPDGRTLAIAPADGTTQLWDIAARRVASVLTGHTAEVNAVAFSPDGQTIATSSRDGTTRLWDRDRGRTIVGLTGHVGWVTGVAFSPDGRTLATTSWDRTARLTPTPDTWPAELCRRAGRNLTLGEWAYHVGSEPYRRLCPELPSGQGADPTAPALTYPDLSPSAGG, encoded by the coding sequence AGAGTGGACGGCCCACTGGCGGAGTGCGGTCGCGGAACTGGACGCTGCGGCGCCACCGGCGACCGGTGCCCCCGATCAGGTCGGGGACCGGCCGCCGTACCTGGGCCTGGCCGCCTACGGACCCGACGACGCGGACCTGTTCTGCGGTCGGGACCGCCTCGTCGCCGACCTCACGGACCGGCTGGCCCGGCACCGGTTCGTCGCGGTGGTCGGGCCGTCGGGCTCGGGTAAGTCGTCCCTGCTGCGGGCCGGGCTACTGCCGGCCTGGTGCGCGAACGAGGATCTGCGGACCGTGGTGATCACCCCCGGTGCCCACCCGGTGCGGGAGCTGGCGGACAACCCGGTGGCCCCGGGCGCCGACAGTCTGCTGATCGTCGACCAGTTCGAGGAGGTGTTCTCCCTCTGTGCGGACGAGTCCGAGCGGGAGACCTTCATCCGCGCGTTGCTCGCGGTGGCGGGCGAGGTGGGCGGCCGCACCTGGGTGGTGATCGGGTTGCGGGCCGATTTCTACGCGCACTGCGCCCGCGTGCCCGAGCTGGTGGCGGCGCTGCAGGACGCGCAGCTGCTGGTCGGCCCGATGACGCCCGAGGAGCTGTCGGTCGTCGTCACCGAACCGGCGGCCCGGGCCGGGCTGATGGTGGAGAAGACCCTCGTCGCCACGATCATCGCCGAGGCGGCGTCCCGGCCGGCGGTGTTGCCGTTCGTCTCCCACGCCCTGTGGGAGACCTGGCGGCGGCGGCGCGGCGCCGGGCTGTTCCTGGCCGGCTACGAGGCGGCCGGCGGCCTGGACGGCGCGCTCGCGCAGTCGGCCGATCGGGTGTTCGGGGAGCTGGACGAGGAGCACCGCCGGGCGGTCCGGCGGATCCTGCTACGGCTGACCGCGCTGGGCGACGGCACCGAAGACACCCGCCGGCGAGTCCCCCGCGCGGAGCTCGGCGACGACGCCGTCACCGCGCACGTCCTGGAACGCCTCGCGGCGGCCCGGTTGGTGACGATCGGCGAGGAGACCGTGGAGATCGCCCACGAGGCGCTCATCCGGGGCTGGCCGACGCTTCGGGACTGGCTCGCCGCCGACCGCGAGTCGCTACGCGCCCACCGCCGCCTCACCGGTGCCGCCACCGACTGGGCGACGCACGGCGAGGACGACGCGTTCCTGTACTGGGGCAGCCTGCTCGCGGGCTGGGCCGACCGGGACACCGAATCCCTCAACGGGACCGAACGCGATTTCCTCGCCGCCAGCCTGGCCCGGCAGAACCGCGACCACGCCCGCCGCCGGCGGCGGCTGCGGGTCACCATCGGCAGCCTGGTCACGGGCCTGGTCACGGTCAGCCTGCTGGCCGTCCTCGCCGGGGTACAGACCGTCACGGCGAATGCCCAACGCGACCTCGCCGTCGCCAGCAGTCTGGCCGCCCAGTCGCGCGCGGTGCTGACGACCCAGCCTGACCTGGCGAACCTGTTGGCGCTGGCCGGGCTCGGCCACTCCGTGACGGCGCAGACCGTGGCCAGCGCGCAGGCGGCACTCTCGGCCCCGATGCACGTCGCGCGGCCACTGATCGGGCACTCCGGCGCGGTGACCGCCGTCGGGTACAGCCCCGACGGCGGCACCGTCGCCACCGGTGGCGACGACGGCACCGTACGGTTGTGGACCGCCGGCCCGACCGCCGCGCTCACCCAGGGCAGTGCCGTGACGGCGATCGCCTTCACCCGGGACGGACGCCTGCTGGCGACCGGGGGAGTCGACGGGACCGTGCGACTATGGGACGCGACCACCCACCAGCCCCTCGGCACGTTGACGGGTCGCGCCGCAGTCAACGCGGTGGCCTTCCATCCGGACGGTACGGCCATCGCGACCGGGCACGCCGACGGTGCCGTCCGGCTCTGGGACACCCGCACCAGCCTTTCCCGGCCCGTGCCGGTCGGCCACGACGGCCCGGTGAACGCGGTGACCTTCGACCGCACCGGGCTGATCCTGGCCACCGGCGGGGACGACAACACCGCCCGGCTGTGGAACACGGCGACCGGTCAGACGACGATCCTCTCCGGCCACACGGGCGAGGTCTTCGCGGTCGCGCTGAGCCCGGACGGCACGACCCTCGTCACGGGTTCCGCAGACGGCACCGCGCGGATCTGGGACGCCACGACCCACGAGTCCCGGGCCAGTCTCGTCGGGCACACCCGCGTCGTGCGGGCCGTGGCGTTCGGGGCCGACGGCCGCACCGTGGTGACCGGAAGCTGGGACGGCACCGCGCGGATCTGGGACACCACCACGCACCAGCCCCTGGCCACCCTCACCGGCCACACCGACGAGGTGCTGGCCGTGGGGACGAGTCCCGACGGTACGACCGTCGTGACCGGCAGCCGGGACGGCACCGCCCGCACGTGGGACACGAGGACGAGCCGGTCCGTCGCCACGCTCGGGGGCCACACCGGCTACGTCGACGCGGTGGCGTTCAGCCCGGACGGCCGGACCGTCGCCACAGGAAGCAGGGACGGCACCGTCCGCCTGTGGGACACCGCCCGGCACGGTCAGCTCGCCGTCCTCGACGCCAGGGCCGGCTTCGTCTTCACCGTGGCGTTCAGCCCGGACGGAACGACCCTTGCCACCGGTCACAAGGATGGCCGGATCCGACTCTGGGACACCAGCACCCGCCACCAGAAGGCCACCCTCACCGGGCACACCGACGGCGTCGCCTCCGTCGCCTTCAGCCCCGACGGCCAGCTCCTGGCCAGCGCGTCCACCGACGGAACGGCCCGGTTGTGGGACCTGGCCACCCGACGCGCGTCCGCCGTGCTGACCGGCCACACCGGCTGGGTGGACGCCGTGGACTTCAGCCCCGATGGCAGCACCGCCTCGACCGCCTCGACCGACGGCACGGTCCGGCTCTGGGACTCTGACGCCGGCAGCACCATCGTTACCCTGGCGCCCAGGACCGGCCATCTGAACGCGGTGGCGTTCAGCCCGGACGGCCGTACCCTCGCCATCGCCCCCGCCGACGGCACCACCCAGCTGTGGGACATTGCCGCCCGTCGAGTGGCGTCCGTCCTGACCGGACACACCGCAGAGGTGAACGCGGTCGCGTTCAGCCCGGACGGGCAGACCATCGCCACCAGCAGTCGGGACGGCACCACCCGCCTGTGGGACCGCGACCGTGGCCGGACGATCGTCGGTCTCACCGGTCACGTCGGCTGGGTCACGGGGGTAGCCTTCAGCCCGGACGGCAGGACGCTGGCCACCACCTCCTGGGACCGCACCGCCCGCCTTACCCCCACCCCGGACACCTGGCCCGCCGAGCTCTGCCGCCGAGCGGGACGGAACCTGACCCTCGGCGAATGGGCCTACCACGTCGGGTCGGAGCCCTACCGGCGTCTCTGCCCCGAGCTACCCTCCGGCCAGGGAGCCGACCCCACCGCGCCCGCACTGACCTATCCCGACCTCTCGCCTTCCGCCGGTGGCTGA